A section of the Triticum dicoccoides isolate Atlit2015 ecotype Zavitan chromosome 7A, WEW_v2.0, whole genome shotgun sequence genome encodes:
- the LOC119329133 gene encoding 60S ribosomal protein L13-1-like: MVKHNNVIPNGHFKKHWQNYVKTWFNQPARKQRRRIARQKKAVKIFPRPTSGPLRPIVQCQTRKYNMKARAGRGFTLEELKSAGIPKKLAPTIGISVDHRRKNRSLEGMQSNIQRLKTYKAKLVIFPRCAHKVKAGDSTPEELATATQVQGDYLPITRGEKRSVEIMKVTEEMKAFKAYGKLRVERMNQHQLGARTKKAAEAEKEEKK, translated from the exons ATGGTGAAGCACAACAATGTTATCCCTAACGGCCACTTCAAGAAGCATTGGCAGAACTATGTCAAGACCTGGTTCAACCAGCCTGCCCGCAAGCAGAGGCGCCGCATTG CTCGTCAAAAGAAGGCTGTGAAGATCTTCCCTCGCCCTACATCTGGTCCTCTTCGTCCCATTGTGCAATGCCAGACTCGGAAGTACAACATGAAGGCAAGGGCTGGGAGAGGCTTTACCCTTGAGGAGCTGAAG TCAGCGGGCATCCCGAAGAAGCTAGCTCCTACTATTGGCATTTCTGTGGACCACCGACGTAAAAACCGGTCACTTGAGGGTATGCAGTCAAACATTCAGCGACTCAAGACTTACAAGGCCAAGCTGGTTATCTTCCCAAGGTGTGCTCACAAGGTTAAG GCTGGTGATTCTACCCCTGAGGAACTTGCCACAGCCACCCAGGTCCAGGGTGACTACTTGCCTATTACTCGTGGTGAGAAGCGCTCGGTTGAGATCATGAAGGTCACTGAGGAGATGAAGGCGTTCAAGGCCTACGGCAAGCTCCGTGTCGAGAGGATGAACCAGCACCAGCTCGGTGCCCGCACGAAGAAGGCTGCCGAGGCAGAGAAGGAAGAAAAGAAGTGA